Sequence from the Strix aluco isolate bStrAlu1 chromosome 16, bStrAlu1.hap1, whole genome shotgun sequence genome:
AGCAGAGGGGTCTGAAGGCAAGCTCATACAAAGCTCATAGGACCTTCCTGCAAGCTGGAAAGGCTCCATGCGCACATCACTCCCTGCTTGCCTGAACACCCACTACTGGTCTCTGTGGGAGTGAGATACCTGAATGTCCACCTTTACCTGACCAGGTGTGCTTCTCTTGTTTGTAGTACAATGCTCAGACACTTCGTTTTGCTTAAGAAGCAAGTGACAACAGTCTTTTCAGGAAAGGCTCTGAACTGAATTCTTTCTAAATATTAGCAAGTATTGATTTGCTCTAGTGATATTATACTGGATTCAATAATCCAGAGCAAAATCAGGATGAGCTACCTTTCTAGGAGACCCATAATCTTACATGATCTCTTCTGAGATCAGATAGGCTCTTTGTGGCAAAGTAACAGCCAAATGTATTTCTCTGTGGGCCACCAGCCTCAAAACATCCTCATAAAAACCAGAGACTCAGTGTCACACAGCACTATCTAATTTCTCCTACAACACTATCTAATTTCTCCTTATCATGAAGAACTTCTAATTTCTAATTAGCATGAAGAACTCTACAAGGCTTACTGAGACCTCATTGTTCTCACATTACTGCTTTGAAATGCAACCCTAAGTGGATCCAGCAGGCATCAGCCGTAGACAAAGTGTAGAAACCCtgctacaaaaaaagaaaataaataattcaaacaaaaaatCTAGCCCGACtccaaaaaaaaatgaaataacaacactcaaatcttctgttatttttattaaagctgCAGAGTCTTACTACACACAACAAATATTTTATCGATATAATCTAAGTTAATAAAATAGTTGAACAACTCTTTAGATTTATATTTGTATAGAAATGATCTGTGGAACATCTCATCTTGAAACAGCAGTGCCTGAAAACAACTATtcagcaggatttttttaaagaagagtttGGGACTAGAAGATGCACTGTTcattctcaaagaaaaaaaaaatccatgcaaaaATAACCCTCCCCCTCTTCCCACTTTCTCTCCTACCCAAAGTGTAAGGCTGTATAGAATGACCACGTAAATGATGGCCCCTTTCTTCCAGTATTCTCCCTCATGTCTACATTAGGAGCTGTCGTCTAAACTCAGTAActaaaacaagacagaaaaaaaattcaattgcACAATCCTAGTCTGCAGGGGACAAAACCATAACATCTCTTTACAGAAGTCCCTACTGTTTTTCCAGTTACGAGAATTTGTTATCAcgttgtgtttgtttcccaactCTCGCCTACATGGCTGATGTCAGTTATTGTCCATATGCCTTTGTTAACAGAAGTCAGTCTATCTACTATTGCTTCGGTCTCCCTTCTTCACCTATATGTACTTTAGATTCTATGTAGCACTGTCTGCAAAGGGCCGACTCCGTGGTATTTTCCCCCCATTTTATTCAAAGCTCATAGCTCAAGTGATGATCTCCTCACTGCAGCTATGCATCGGTGTTGCCCATGAGATGTCTTTTATAGACTAGGAGGCATGTCATTGCTAGATCATTCCATTTATCTTAGTCCACTCGTAGATGTCCTGTTCACATACTATGTCCGAGTTGATGAGCAGGTATCTGTCCCCAACACAGAAATGTTTCTGGCAGGCAGCACATTTGAAGCATTCAAGGTGATACACTTTGTCCTTCACCCGCATGGTCATCTCATAAGCCCGGATTCTCTTGTCGCAGGAGGCGCAGAGGCCGTCTTGGCCAAAGAGCCtgaaacaacaacagcagagaaatGGAGTTCCTTTACTGGGCAGAtgggaaaaaacaaatcaaaacaagaaCACGAGTGCCTTGATTCATTAGTCATGGTATTGCCAAGTTAGATAGAGGTCACATGGAAAGCTGCTGAGCAGAACTCTAAATTTTGCAATATCAAAAATGAAGTAGAAAGTCCAAGGTTCTCACCTATTTTCAATATAATTGACTTCTGTGATCAATGACCTTATCCTGAATTGCTGAGTAGCTTCAGGAGGAGTAAAGGTTCTCCAGATCATAGCATAGCCATGCTAATACTTCCACTTCTGTGATCTATAGAAATTACCTTTCCGTTGACAAATTTTGCCTATCTTCAGCTGTTGCTATTGTAGTTTACAGAAAGGAGCTGACACAAACCATGGCCTAAGGCTCCCCCGTCTCTTGTTATTGCCTCCACATTGGAGATTCTTTCAAACCCAGACATTTCTATACCCATGAAGTCACTCCTGTTGGGTTTCAGAAGGATACACGCTAAGACCTTCTAGATACCTATGCTAGCCCAAACAATTTTATGACATGGACTGCTCTTTAATCCACATTGAGGAACCCTGATGAGACCATGATGGTATTGTCTATTAAAAGAAAGCCCCTAATGAATGCACTAGATATGTATTCCTCTCGCAGCATGCCTATCGTTCCGCTGGAACAGTACAACATACTCAGCTGTGTGTGAACACCAGCCTTTCATGCAGTCTACTGGCTACAGAGTTTGTAAGTCAAATCATTAATAAATAAGCatgaactattttcttttttaaaggggGGAGAAATGATACGTATTACTTGTGCAATGTATACACCTATTGAGTTTGACTTCTAAGTTTCCATACTAATGTTGGAAAGAGTTTTTCCACCTCCTACACTTCTCTTATGTGTGCTGTGCCTGCTTCATATTATCTTCTGAACTGGAAAAAGGATGCCTACTAATTTAAGAGATCTGTAAAgggaaaaacataatttcttccttctaccaGGAGATGTCAGTGTTTACTTCTGCCCAACGAAAGTAATACCGAGGTTACACAAAGGTTGCCAAATTTTTCATTAATGAGAGAAGATATTATACaatattgcatttttaaataagtaaaaacGTTGAATTTCACTGCAAGAAAATACATTAACTGTATTGCCATTCTTTCTGTTGCTTCCATTTTAAGGTGAAAAGTATTTGGAAAGTGTAATTAACACTGGATCGCTGCTGGAGTGTTGCGTCTGCAGAGTATTTACAAGTGGTCCCATTAGCAGAACTCAGCTCTTAGTTTCTGCTTAGCAAAACTCCTATCAGTAAAGCTCAGGGACACCATAATTAGGAACTCCACTGAGAATCTGGTTTAGTTTTTATTGGCAGGTAAATTAGCCTTCAGTAAAGTAgctgaaaaaatatcaaatacCATTATTCTGTTCCAGAGATCTCCTGACACACTAGGGATCCATTAGAAGAAATGGTACACAACCAGCACAGCAAAGATCAATCTACTTTAATTGTAAGCAAGAACGTAAAGATCCTTTGTTAtcaatttttgtgaaatattttaatctcaaTTTAATCCTACTTACAAATTTTGGCAAAACAAATAGGCAGAGAGATGTTAATGAAAACACCTGTAACAAGTGTATTTGTAGGATCTGATTCAGCAAAACATGCAAATTCTTGTCTATTCAGGACCAGGCTTAGCAATGCTAAAAATCCACTGGATCCAAATTAGTGCAATCAAACTTTCCTGTACTGGCTGTAGCTTTGCATTAAACATACAGCACATTGCTGCTTTCTACTTGAAGTGTCCCAGATAACTTTACCAGCGATGCAGAAAAGGACAGGGATCAATCCGTGTGTTAAAGGCAGTGACTTCAGACACCAAGCAGGTAGAACAGCCCTGGTGGCTAGTGGAATTGAGCATCTCTTATAGAGCTGATATTACTGCATCAGGAAAATGAATTGAATGCAGTTACCTTGGATACCGTGTTCTTAAATGAGAGAACTAAATGATCTTTCATCAGTTGCTGATCTTGGCACCTGGTTTTATACACCTTTCAGCTCCAAGGCCATGCTTGGAGAAGCACAGAACTACTGAAAACCATTCAGAGGAACCAGTTCACTGTCAGCTCGGGGGGAGCTTGCTGAAATTCATCACCTTTTCCTGATTTCTACTTGCCAGAATCCCACGCTGACTCTGTGCAGTTCACCTGGAGCTACCAGCTTACATCTGTGCAGACTGATAGATGCCAACAACCTCAAAGTCCCAGGAGTTCTTACTATACTCTCCACATTTTCAAATAATTCTATTTTGTCCACAACATGTAGCAATGCTATAATTTTcgttaaaaaatgcttttttttttccaacaagaTTTTTAAGATTTAACCTATAAACAACTCTAAGTGACCTAATCAACACAGGTAACCTCTGGATTTATCTATAACTTACCCCAGCAGTACCATAAAGCATCTGTGCATGAACCCCAAAAATATATGAGCCCATATTGTAAACCTGAGCTTGCAACTGGTGCTGTGTTACAACTGTGACTGCTGCCAGGCTTTATGTTTAAGAGTAGGGAAAAATGATTTCTTTACGGATCTTTGCTCACTAGCCGTACTAATTAAACAACTAAGCAAAGCTGGTAGAAAGAAGGGGAGCGAGGGTAGAATGAGTGGGTTGTGTACCTGAGATAGTCCCTTCTGCAGAGCTTTCTGCCCAGTTTGTAATACAACCGTCTCCCCACTTCTCCGAGCCTGCACCCGCACAGGTCGCAGCTGAGGCAATCTTCGTGCCAGTACTGATCGATGGCTTTCAGGAAATAGCGGTCCCCGATGTTTTGCTGGCAGCCGCCGCATGTCAGCAGCGAAGGGGGAATCTGGAGGACTTCATCCACTGGCTCCCTGAGGGAATGAAAGAGTCATTGGAGAAGGAAAATGTACTCTGAAGGCATCCAcatgagaaggaggagaaggaaaaacaaaacagaacgcAAAATTGGTCAAGTTAGAACAGGGATTACAGCCTCATTTTTTCTCCCAGTGGAGTATAAGATTTATCCCTTTCTGACATGAGAGGGAGCAGGACTTCactcttcttttgctttaaaaagaaaaaagaacagcttAAAATGTAAGGAGTTACTAAGAGTATCCAagaatttgctatttttaaaaaatttttcttcagaGAATAATGCATAAACATGACAATCTCTTCATCATCCATCTGTATTCATTACTGTAAAGGCATCTACTGCTTTACTAGGACATTGGTGTCTGTGTAGATACATCATTTTTCTTCTACCGGGCAGAACATGAATTGCTCAGTCATGTGT
This genomic interval carries:
- the LMO2 gene encoding rhombotin-2 — protein: MGGGNPVNVIGGRRGNSAGEKASRADSLCGGSGGRSHHRHATKEQSLPMSSAIERKSLDPSEEPVDEVLQIPPSLLTCGGCQQNIGDRYFLKAIDQYWHEDCLSCDLCGCRLGEVGRRLYYKLGRKLCRRDYLRLFGQDGLCASCDKRIRAYEMTMRVKDKVYHLECFKCAACQKHFCVGDRYLLINSDIVCEQDIYEWTKINGMI